tcctacccttacTACACTCGTACACAGAAGCCCCGAAGCAGACGCTTAGTATATCTATGTCCGTCGAGTCTCGTGCGTATCTTTtccgtcctccttctctctctcttgccgctGCCGCCGCTCGCCGCCGCTCGCCGCCGCCGCTCGCCGCCTCTGCCGCAGCCGAGAAGGTGTTCATCTGCCAAGACTTTGATTGATGGTGTGCGAAAAATTGTTCCCCGTTTACTGTAGAGGATCACGTTGCTCTGCGcggcggggggcgagggggaggggagaggaaggggaaaagaggggaggtagATGGGAGAGGCGGTGGGGGAGTAAGGgtgaagtgagagggaggaaggtggggggagggagtgacgATGAAGGGGTGAacggaggagggtgagggagggagtgaggagggaggcaAGGTGGCGGTttgggaagggatgagagagagggagggaagagggagtgaaggtggagtgaagggggagggaaagggaaataggtaagaggaaaggaaagtggagTTAAGATGGAGTGAGGATGAAGTGAAGTATAGAGGTATAGAGGATGGAGAGTACAGGTCGGGGGAgttgaggaaagagggagggaaggggtagatggAGGAAGTGAAGACGAGGGAAGAGGCGAgataatggaggagaggggaaagcgggGAAGACGCAGGGGGTGGACAggtcggagagaaagagaggaaggggaaatttgAGGTAGGTTTGAGGGGAcgagggatggtggggaggttggggagacgcgggggatggaggggaaaagagtgggcttgtgtttgtgtgtgtaagtatgttttGAGGGAAGAGgttagtgaggagagagagagagagagagagagagagagagagagagagagagagagagagagagagagagagagagagagagagagagagagagagaggggaggggtggggcacTTTATTAGGTATGATAAGTGATAGCAACAAACAATCCccgaagaaaaatagagaaaaaaaacattaaaaaagagaaaatgtaaaaagataagaataagaataaggataagaagaagaagaatacaaagaaaaaaaatacaaatacgcaaacaaacctaaaaaaaaataaaaaaaaataaaaaaataaaaataaatagaaaaaaataaaacacacaaaaaacaccagacACAAAGTAacaattcctcctccttcctcttggcTCTTAGGTCGCCTCGGTCATGCTGCTGACTGGAGGCTGCAGGGGAGGAATGCTGCTGACTGGAGGCTGCAGGAGAGGAATGCTGCTGACTGGATGCTGCAGGGGAGGAATGCTGCTGACTGGAGGCTGCAGGGGAGGAATGCTGCTGACTGGAGGCTGCAGGAGAGGAATGCTGCTGACTGGATGCTGCAGGAGAGGAATGCTGCTGACTGGATGCTGCAGGGGAGGAATGCTGCTGACTGGATGCTGCAGGGGAGGAATGCTGCTGACTGGATGCTGCAGGGGAGGAATGCTGCTGACTGGATGCTGCAGGAGAGGAATGCTGCTGACTGGATGCTGCAGGGGAGGAATGCTGCTGACTGGATGCTGCAGGGGAGGAATGCTGCTGACTGGAGGCTGCAGGAGAGGAATGCTGCTGACTGGAGGCTGCAGGGGAGAATGCTGCTGACTGGAGGCTGCAGGAGAGGAATGCTGCTGACTGGAGGCTGCAGGGGAGAATGCTGCTGACTGGAGGCTGCAGGAGAGGAATGCTGCTGACTGGAGGCTGCAGGAGAGGAATGCTGCTGACTGGAGGCTGCAGGAGAGGAATGCTGCTGACTGGAGGCTGCAGGGGAGAATGCTGCTGCTCTTAGATCTGCAGCTTCATTAATCTGAAGCGGGAGACGAGGCTGTTTCCGTGCCTCTTCCTCGCCGCCCGTCGCCTGCCCGCTTCTCGGCTCctgtattcttctctttctctttgtgattcttattgtgtttttgatgttttttttgtcattttcttttttgggtttatgtatatataatatatatatatatatatatagaatatatatatatagttatatatatatatatatatatatatatatatataaatatatatatatatataatatatatatatatgtatatataatatatatataatattatatatatattatataaataagtatatatatatatatatatatatatatatatatataatataatatatctatatatattatatatatatatattatatatatatatatatatatatatatatatatatatatatacatctatatgtatatatatatatatatatatatatatatatatatatatatatatgtagataaatagacaggtaacaacacagatagatgtagatatgtatagatatataaagagaaagagagagagagagacagagaaatagatttcAATCTGTCTTTCAATCTTCCCTCACATCTATACACATTTACATCAATCTCGCTaagtatttattgatattttctccctctctctctctctctctctctctctctctttgatttgtGACTGTTTCTCTTCTTACTGCATCGTTGAAACTGtagctttttaaaaatatcctataaagatattatatatatatatatatataatatcttatattataagatattatatatatatattatatatatatatatatatatatatatatatatatatatatatatactatatatatatatatatatatatatatatatatatgtgtgtgtgtgtgtgtgtgtgtgtgtgtgtgtgtgtgtgtgtgtgtgtgtgtgtgtgtgtgtgtgtgtgtgtgtgtgtgtgtgtgtgtgtgtgtgtgtatatatatatatatatatatatatatatatatatatatatatatatatatatatatatatatatatattgtatataaataacaaaatatatattatatatatatatatatatatatatatatatatatatatatatatatatatatatatatatatatatatatatatagagagagagaggagagagagagaggagagaggaggggagagagagagagagagagagagagatacatatatatgtgtacatatatacatacacacacacacacacacacacacacatacacacacacacacacacacacatatgtaacattcctcctctttgtgtgtatgtatatatgtgtgtgtgtgtgtgtgtgtatatatatatatatatatatatatatatatatatatatatatataatatatatatatatatatatatataatatatatataatatattatatatatatatatatatatatatatatatatatatatatatatatatatatatatatatatatatatatatattatatgtatacagactgactgatagtgtgtgtgtgtgtgtgtgtgtgtgtgtgtgtgtgtgtgtgtgtgtgtgtgtgtatatatgtatatatatatatatatatatatatatatatatatattttttatatatatatatatatatatatatatatacacacacacacacacacacacacacacacacacacacaatatatatatatatatatatatatatatatatatatatatatatatatatatatatatatatatatatatctatatatatagttgtgtgtgtgtgtgtgtgtgtgtgtgtgtgtgtgtgtgtgtgtgtgtgtgtgtgtgtgtgtgtgtgtgtgtgtgtctgtatatatatatatatatatattatatatatatatatatatatatatatatatatatatacatatatatatatgtatatatatatatatatatatatatatatatatatatatatatatatatatatatatatatatatatatatatatatataggtacatggtcatacatgcatacaagcaAACATATACACCCATACGGAGAATCAcactgaatgtatgtatatatatataaatatatatatatatatatatataatatatatatatatatatatatatatatatatctgtgtgtgtgtgtgtgtgtgtgtgtgtgtgtatgtgtgtgtgtgtgtgtgtgtgtgtgcgtgtgtgcgtgtgtgtgtgtgtatgtatgtatgtatatatatatatatatatatatatatatatatatatatatatatatatatatatatatgtgtatgtacgtatgtatgtatgtatgtatgtatggatttatgtatTCTTGTTCACTGTCAGTTGGCTTCAATGcgattttgtgtgtatgcgtgtgtatgtttgtgtgtgtgcgtgtacgttcgtgtgtgtgtgtgtctgtgtttgtgtgagccGGGTAGGTCCAGGCGGCAGGAAGGAGCTAGCGGTGATTAATGATGTGTCCGCCAGCCTGCCCGAccgacacacgtacacacacacacacacacacacacacacacacacacacacacacacacacacgtacaaaaacccacaccacgtatacactcttatacacacacacacacacacacacacacacacacacacacacacacacacacactcacacacacacacacacacatgcatgcactcaAACttaactcgcacacacacacacacacacacacacacacacacactccaaggCGCACGTAAACAAAATGCAGAAATAAAATTTCTGAATCTCCATTACACAtttcttgctgttgtttttgttgtataagGTATACCTGCGGGAAACAAagcaagtaaaaacaaaaaaaaagaaaaaaaaagaaaataaagatgcatGAAACAGAATAGGAGAGGGGAGACTAAAGAAAAGCTAGACACAAAATCCATATTGCCGTTGCTGACATTGTCAACGGCGCGTCAGACTTCATTGTAAAGAATGTTGGTAAAAATTgcgatgagacaaaaaaaaagaaaaaagaaaaaaaaaaagaaatgccgtTAACTTTAGTGTGTTCtttgctttatatatttatatatattttcttttctttgtctctctctgttaccCATGACATCCagccaaacaataacaataagaggaggaaaagaaggatagaGGTTGCTacagtttattttttcccctcacttttagATTACGCTTTGGGCTGATATTATGCACTCAGCACATTGTAGAACACTGTtgaaaatactctctctctctgccttaaaTTTTGCATCATCATTGCAAATCCAGTTGCCAACtatccccccccagaaaaaaaaacactaaccattcacttttttgttatttaataaaACTTCGTCCATTGATATTTCCGACAAGAAAAATATGTCTCCTACCCGATGGCTAGGAATGTAATAAAGTATTTAATTCACCAAAGACCACTCGGgaaaatgaatataggaaacaaATATCTCCCTAATGAAAATGGGTACGTGGCACCTCTTTTCGCAGACGCTAGCAGCTGATTGGCGTGATTAATAGTGTGTCGTGAGAGGGTGGCGGAGGTACGTGATCACCCTTCCCTGTGGCAAAACTCCGAAACgcggaacaacaaaaataagcgaGAGTTTCTACAgaatgttgtgcatatatatatatatatatatatatatatatatatatatatatatatatatatatatatgtgtgtgtgtgtgtgtgtgtgtgtgtgtgtgtgtgtgcgtgtgcgtgtgcgtatgtgtacatacacacacacagacacacacacacacaagtacacctacacctacacaacacacacacacacacacacacacaacaaacaacacacacacaccacacagatataatatatatatatatatatatatatatatatatatataatagtatatatatatatatatatatatataatatatatatatatatgaaaaaaaaaaaaaaaaaaaaaaaaaaaaatatatatatataatatatataatatatatatatatataatatatatatattatataatgtatatatatttatgcatacaaatataataatatatatattattgtatttatgtgtgtatatatatatatatatatatatatatatatatatatatatatatatatatatatatatatatatgtatgtatgtgtatatatatatatatatatatatatatatatatatatatatatatatatattatatagagagagagagagagagagagagagagagagagagagagagagagagagagagagagagagagagagagagagagagagagagagagagagatttctgctTGTTCACTACCTGGTAAATTGCCATGTAAAGCACCATTATTCCTGTCTTACCAAAGTTGATAGGGTTGTCTCAGAAaaaagtatgcatgtgtgtgtgtgtgtgtgtgtgtgtgtgtgtgtgtgtgtgtgtgtgtgtgtgtgtgtgtgtgtgtgtgtgtgtgtgtgtgtgtgtgtgtgtgtgtgtgtgtgtgtgtgtgtgtgtgtgtgtgtgtgagtgtgtgtgtgtgtgtgtgtgtgtgtgtggtgatgtatatatatatatatatatatatatatatatatatatatatatatatatatatatatatatatacacacacacacacatacacacacacacacacacacacacacacacacacacacacacacacacacacacacacacacatatatatatatatatatatatattatatatatatatatatatatatatatatatatatatatatatatatattctgtgtattgTTTTACGTATTTATAATTTAGGtttcaagaaaacaaaagatgtCAAAGAATGATCGAAACCCATACGCATGCATTAATACGCATACAATTGCAAGcatgtgcatacataaacactaacatacacatacacacacgcacactcgtcAGCTGTGGTACTAATAACGTTGTAATTATCACCTCATCATGACTTGAATTTCGCAATTAGCTTCACCCTTGCCCTCAGCGGAATGAAAAATGACCTTTGCAAAATGATACTCTAATATTGATTGGCGATATGTTGGTGAAAAGATGCGACAGAGCGTTTGACTCTTTATACAGACCTCACACCAGGATGGTGATAGATATgaggttatttttatttattttttttctctctctcccctttcgtcgTCCAATAGTGATTCTACAGAGCCAGACGTGTGTAAATATAGGTAAAAGAAGGACTGAAAGGCTTAAGTGCATTTAAATAATTACATATCTTGGTGTGCTTATACAGTCATATCGCATGGATGCTGAcactatatatagaatgatacacacatgcgcgcacacgcagtcaaagagaagagagagagagagagagagatggggggggggggttaaagagc
This genomic interval from Penaeus monodon isolate SGIC_2016 chromosome 37, NSTDA_Pmon_1, whole genome shotgun sequence contains the following:
- the LOC119596225 gene encoding repetitive proline-rich cell wall protein 2-like, with protein sequence MHLQSAAFLSCSLQSAAFLSCSLQSAAFLSCSLQSAAFSPAASSQQHSSPAASSQQHSPLQPPVSSIPLLQPPVSSIPPLQHPVSSIPPLQHPVSSIPLLQHPVSSIPPLQHPVSSIPPLQHPVSSIPPLQHPVSSIPLLQHPVSSIPLLQPPVSSIPPLQPPVSSIPPLQHPVSSIPLLQPPVSSIPPLQPPVSSMTEAT